One segment of Sulfobacillus thermosulfidooxidans DSM 9293 DNA contains the following:
- the yabQ gene encoding spore cortex biosynthesis protein YabQ: MMSPEFTIAAWLLAGISLGLLSTIYGAMRTQWHIWNVIGHFLDWLWFVIAALLILVVYLWTDWGVFHAWSLLVIALGYGLWVWLAAPTTFGWISRILFVEARMVFYVTFPFRWFLRTLITPFHHMLRSAHQKILAPKKKPPSPPPNSPEM, translated from the coding sequence ATGATGTCACCGGAATTTACCATTGCGGCATGGCTGTTAGCCGGGATCAGTTTAGGGCTGTTATCGACGATTTATGGAGCCATGCGGACGCAATGGCACATCTGGAATGTCATTGGTCATTTTTTGGACTGGCTATGGTTTGTGATAGCGGCTCTTTTGATTTTAGTCGTTTATTTATGGACTGATTGGGGTGTGTTTCATGCGTGGAGCTTGTTGGTTATCGCTCTCGGTTACGGGTTATGGGTTTGGTTGGCTGCCCCGACAACCTTTGGTTGGATATCACGGATTTTGTTTGTTGAGGCGCGCATGGTCTTTTATGTGACATTTCCCTTCCGTTGGTTTCTTCGCACATTGATCACGCCTTTTCACCATATGCTGCGATCGGCCCACCAAAAAATTTTGGCCCCGAAAAAAAAGCCTCCTTCGCCCCCACCTAATTCCCCCGAAATGTAG
- the hemL gene encoding glutamate-1-semialdehyde 2,1-aminomutase — MAYEVGEKSQAWFERATRVIPGGVNSPARSFRAVGGDPPVVMARGMGPYFEDVDGRRYIDYLAAFGPLVLGHANSHVVQAIKDHVDEGTLWGTPAPKEIELAETLVASIEGLEQVRFTSTGTEAVMSAIRLARAFTGRPVVVKFEGAYHGHSDGMLVKAGSGASTVGTQDSLGVPWGVVKDVISLPYNDIAILEETLAKIGDQVACVLAEPIVGNMGIVPPKDGYLQQMKELTHKAGALLIFDEVITAYRFHYGSAASLLGVIPDLYALGKIIGGGLPAGAYGGRYDVMQYVSPLGGMFQAGTLAGNPLSSVAGLATLEVLQREDPYQRMAELAKILEENILEIAQEFDQPITINRVGSAFTVFFQENPVYDYTTAKMSDPVKFARFHRLMLERGIYLAPSRFEAWFVSAAHTRQEIDKTLEACRESFRELSRG; from the coding sequence TTGGCATATGAAGTTGGCGAAAAATCGCAAGCGTGGTTTGAACGGGCCACACGAGTGATTCCTGGTGGGGTCAATTCGCCTGCGCGGTCATTTCGCGCGGTGGGGGGAGATCCCCCCGTGGTTATGGCTCGCGGTATGGGCCCCTATTTTGAAGATGTTGATGGTCGGCGCTATATAGATTATCTTGCCGCTTTTGGACCGTTAGTCCTGGGCCATGCGAATTCCCATGTCGTGCAAGCGATTAAGGATCATGTGGATGAGGGCACATTATGGGGTACCCCCGCTCCAAAGGAAATTGAACTGGCAGAAACGTTGGTCGCAAGCATTGAAGGGTTAGAGCAAGTGCGGTTTACATCAACGGGTACCGAAGCGGTCATGTCGGCTATTCGATTGGCCCGGGCATTTACCGGGAGACCTGTGGTGGTCAAATTTGAAGGGGCCTATCACGGTCATAGTGATGGCATGTTAGTCAAGGCGGGTTCCGGCGCATCAACCGTGGGTACGCAAGATAGTCTGGGCGTCCCTTGGGGCGTGGTGAAGGATGTCATCAGTTTGCCCTACAATGATATTGCCATTTTGGAAGAAACTTTGGCCAAGATCGGGGATCAGGTCGCCTGTGTGTTGGCCGAGCCCATTGTGGGCAATATGGGCATTGTTCCGCCGAAAGACGGCTACCTGCAACAGATGAAAGAGTTAACCCATAAGGCGGGGGCGCTGTTAATCTTTGATGAAGTGATTACCGCATACCGTTTCCATTATGGGTCGGCGGCGTCATTGCTCGGAGTCATTCCTGATCTCTACGCGTTAGGGAAGATTATTGGCGGAGGATTACCGGCAGGGGCCTATGGAGGCCGTTATGATGTAATGCAGTACGTATCCCCTTTGGGCGGCATGTTCCAAGCGGGCACTTTAGCAGGCAATCCCTTGTCTTCGGTGGCCGGGCTTGCGACGTTGGAGGTCTTGCAACGCGAGGATCCTTATCAGCGCATGGCGGAGCTTGCCAAGATTCTTGAAGAGAATATTTTAGAAATCGCTCAGGAATTTGATCAGCCCATTACCATAAACCGTGTAGGATCAGCATTTACCGTGTTTTTTCAGGAAAATCCTGTTTATGACTATACCACGGCTAAAATGTCTGATCCGGTGAAATTTGCACGTTTTCACCGGCTTATGTTGGAACGGGGCATTTATTTGGCACCGAGCCGTTTTGAAGCGTGGTTTGTGTCTGCCGCACACACCAGACAAGAAATTGACAAAACGCTCGAAGCCTGCCGGGAGAGTTTTCGGGAACTGTCCCGGGGTTAA
- the spoVT gene encoding stage V sporulation protein T gives MKATGIVRRIDDLGRVVIPKEIRRTLRIREGDPLEIFVDRDGEVILKKYSPIGELGDFAKEYADSLYEAVGHIALIADRDAVIAVAGAPKKEFLNKPLGALVEKAMEERKTLAYNRGDHKPKGSLIGDDEDDKFLAEVIAPIISEGDPIGAVIICSREPDVRMGEMEIKLAETAAGFLAKQMEQ, from the coding sequence GTGAAAGCTACCGGCATTGTGCGCCGAATAGATGATTTGGGTCGGGTGGTGATACCCAAAGAAATACGGAGAACGTTAAGGATTCGTGAAGGAGACCCCTTAGAAATTTTTGTTGATCGGGATGGAGAGGTTATTCTCAAAAAATATTCACCGATTGGGGAATTGGGAGATTTCGCCAAAGAATATGCGGATTCGTTATATGAGGCGGTCGGCCACATTGCTCTCATTGCGGATCGGGACGCCGTTATTGCGGTGGCCGGAGCTCCTAAAAAGGAATTCCTGAATAAGCCCTTGGGGGCTCTGGTGGAAAAGGCGATGGAAGAACGTAAAACGCTGGCCTACAATCGTGGTGATCACAAACCGAAGGGTAGCTTAATTGGGGATGATGAAGACGATAAGTTCCTTGCGGAAGTTATCGCACCGATTATTTCAGAAGGCGATCCTATCGGAGCCGTCATCATTTGTAGTCGAGAACCTGATGTACGTATGGGAGAAATGGAGATTAAATTGGCAGAAACAGCGGCGGGCTTCCTAGCGAAGCAGATGGAACAATAA
- a CDS encoding peptidylprolyl isomerase: MQKRKAVNGFFGLLGWGLLASLTACGNSDPANVAEVNGQLISHAQWQAVLRANALLTGKLPNFSPQWKTYQVKTYADQLAVVHYSQKKHWLSPTMAKSEAQAKIQQVLNREHLTLTQALNRYHLTAPDLKNYVTQQEWLLAAFNHATSHVPAPSLNEITQYYHSHQDQFLTPKEVLAREIVVKNASLAQSVMQQYKRGAHFQALAQKFSIDHQNALSGGEMGWVPIPAHSTSPTIQFLRAHSPGQEGIVHMHLGYAIIEVQAEQGGKPLPLNHTTEAGIRTELWNQHKTQVFDHWSQPIIRQAHVRIF; the protein is encoded by the coding sequence GTGCAAAAGAGGAAAGCGGTTAATGGCTTTTTTGGCCTATTGGGTTGGGGGTTATTGGCGTCACTGACAGCTTGCGGAAACTCCGATCCGGCTAATGTCGCCGAAGTCAATGGACAACTCATTTCTCATGCGCAGTGGCAAGCAGTTCTGCGAGCCAATGCGCTGTTAACGGGCAAGCTGCCTAATTTCTCGCCCCAATGGAAGACCTACCAAGTCAAAACGTATGCGGATCAACTGGCCGTGGTCCATTATAGTCAAAAGAAACACTGGCTTTCTCCCACCATGGCGAAAAGTGAAGCCCAAGCCAAGATTCAACAGGTCTTGAACCGTGAGCATCTGACCTTAACCCAAGCCCTTAACCGCTATCACTTAACAGCCCCTGATCTGAAGAACTATGTGACGCAACAAGAGTGGCTGCTGGCCGCCTTTAATCATGCAACCAGTCATGTGCCAGCCCCTTCCCTGAACGAAATTACTCAATATTACCATAGCCATCAGGACCAATTTTTGACCCCTAAAGAAGTCCTAGCGCGTGAAATCGTGGTGAAAAATGCTAGCTTGGCCCAAAGTGTGATGCAGCAATATAAACGCGGCGCACACTTTCAGGCACTGGCCCAAAAATTCTCGATCGATCACCAAAATGCGCTATCTGGAGGCGAAATGGGATGGGTACCAATTCCTGCCCATTCCACCTCTCCCACCATTCAATTCCTTCGTGCCCATTCTCCGGGACAAGAGGGTATAGTTCATATGCATTTAGGCTACGCTATCATCGAAGTTCAAGCGGAGCAAGGTGGAAAGCCATTGCCGCTGAATCATACCACAGAAGCCGGCATTCGAACCGAGTTGTGGAACCAGCACAAGACACAGGTCTTTGACCACTGGTCTCAACCGATCATACGCCAAGCTCACGTCAGAATTTTTTAG
- the yabP gene encoding sporulation protein YabP produces the protein MDEKRDKTRTHLLTLTNRTQLTIEGVQHVENFDDDVIMLSTDMGILTIKGHNLRIHQLDLDSGSFVAEGDIDSLVYSRKKPGKSDGTWARLWR, from the coding sequence ATGGACGAAAAACGCGACAAGACTCGCACACATCTCTTGACCTTGACTAACCGCACTCAATTAACCATCGAAGGCGTTCAGCATGTAGAAAACTTTGACGACGACGTCATTATGTTATCCACAGATATGGGCATTTTAACGATCAAAGGGCATAATTTGCGGATCCACCAGTTGGATCTCGATTCCGGCAGTTTTGTGGCCGAAGGGGATATTGATTCCCTCGTCTATTCCCGTAAAAAGCCTGGCAAAAGTGACGGCACATGGGCGAGATTATGGCGCTAG
- a CDS encoding RNA-binding S4 domain-containing protein — MRIDKFLKVSRIIKRRTLAKEVCDSGRVSVNGKIVKAGYEVHVGDQLEIQLPSGTRRVVIEKIVENVPANRASELFHEV, encoded by the coding sequence ATGCGTATTGATAAGTTTCTAAAAGTTAGCCGGATTATCAAACGGCGAACCTTAGCCAAAGAAGTCTGTGATAGTGGGCGGGTATCGGTCAATGGCAAGATCGTCAAGGCCGGTTACGAAGTTCATGTGGGCGACCAATTGGAAATTCAATTGCCGTCTGGAACCAGGCGTGTCGTGATTGAAAAGATTGTGGAAAATGTTCCGGCCAACCGCGCATCGGAACTCTTTCATGAGGTCTAG
- a CDS encoding MazG nucleotide pyrophosphohydrolase domain-containing protein — MSEWTFRPSGDAEDRFIIEGPFDGEDLYVRFGAYFPGNSRALLLPQGETPREIEWKDLKTIQLQAGDRLQLPGNPTSVGPLEHVMTRLLAEDGCPWDREQTPLSLLRYLLDESYEASEAIVAGDEAGLADELGDVLLQVVFHSAIAKTFSLADVVHGQVAKLIRRHPHVFSDEHGATASAVASQWEQLKTLDPPRTHAAEWVYPSLVWARRLGKRGILPTSNVFEAVSELLKVYIGNGEGKLEETLADAAWAVADVSRQYHQDAEWSLWTRLAFFSNGMNFS; from the coding sequence TTGTCCGAATGGACATTTCGCCCTTCAGGTGACGCAGAAGATCGTTTCATTATTGAAGGCCCATTTGACGGGGAAGATCTCTATGTGCGCTTTGGCGCCTATTTTCCTGGCAATTCGCGGGCGCTTCTTCTGCCCCAGGGTGAAACGCCCAGGGAAATCGAGTGGAAAGATCTCAAAACGATTCAATTACAAGCGGGCGACCGCTTGCAACTTCCGGGTAATCCGACCTCCGTCGGTCCTTTAGAGCATGTCATGACGCGGTTATTAGCGGAAGATGGCTGCCCGTGGGACCGTGAACAAACTCCTTTATCCCTCCTCCGCTATTTACTGGATGAAAGCTATGAAGCCAGTGAAGCGATTGTTGCCGGGGATGAAGCGGGATTGGCAGACGAATTGGGCGATGTCCTGCTGCAAGTCGTGTTTCACAGCGCCATAGCGAAGACGTTTTCCTTAGCCGATGTGGTTCACGGTCAAGTAGCGAAACTGATTCGGCGGCATCCTCATGTCTTTTCGGATGAACACGGGGCAACCGCCTCAGCAGTCGCTAGCCAGTGGGAGCAACTTAAAACCCTGGATCCTCCACGAACTCACGCGGCTGAGTGGGTATACCCAAGTTTAGTCTGGGCGAGGCGTCTTGGTAAACGCGGAATTTTGCCAACGAGTAACGTTTTCGAGGCCGTATCCGAACTCCTTAAGGTATATATTGGAAATGGTGAGGGAAAACTGGAAGAAACGTTGGCAGATGCGGCCTGGGCCGTTGCCGACGTGAGCCGTCAGTATCATCAGGATGCGGAATGGTCCTTATGGACACGATTGGCGTTTTTCAGTAATGGCATGAATTTCTCCTAA
- a CDS encoding transposase has protein sequence MAIIPQLSLFSWQDLEELGDLERLVLVLETVPDETLMAHLEAARGHGRNAYPVRAMWNSVLAGVVFQHPSIESLRRELARNAQLRMLCGFRNAAVPPASAYTRFLHRLMAEQDTVDGMFEQLVDDLAAVLPNFGQRLAMDSKGISSRAVRPAKNPTADGRRDVDADFGRKEYRGVHEDGTTWTKVVKWFGYKLHLVVDSTYELPVAWEVTKASVSDVTRAMPMLDHLHHRHGVLLSRAVLLTADRGYDDTKLIAACWDSYQIKPVIDIRNMWRDPDATRVLPGHSTVTYNYRGDVFCQDPVTGQVHTMSNGGFEVRRQRLKKRCPARFAGVSCRGQDTCPVVQGLRIPLQTDRRIFTPMDRASYQWKREYAHRTAVERVNSRLDVSFGLELHTIRGLKKMQLRCGLALIVMLAMALGRIRQRQPERMRRLVGS, from the coding sequence ATGGCTATCATACCACAACTTTCTCTCTTTTCGTGGCAAGATCTCGAAGAATTAGGCGACCTCGAACGCCTCGTGCTCGTCCTCGAGACGGTCCCGGATGAAACCCTCATGGCCCACCTGGAAGCCGCCCGTGGGCATGGGCGGAATGCGTACCCGGTCCGGGCGATGTGGAATTCGGTGTTGGCCGGGGTGGTTTTCCAACACCCCAGCATCGAGAGCCTTCGCCGAGAACTGGCCCGCAATGCGCAACTGCGCATGCTGTGCGGGTTCCGCAACGCGGCCGTCCCGCCCGCGTCGGCCTACACCCGATTTCTGCATCGTCTGATGGCCGAACAGGATACCGTGGACGGGATGTTTGAGCAGCTGGTGGATGACCTCGCCGCCGTGCTCCCGAATTTCGGTCAGCGCTTGGCCATGGACAGCAAGGGTATCTCGTCGCGGGCCGTGCGGCCCGCCAAAAACCCCACCGCCGATGGGCGCCGGGACGTCGATGCCGATTTTGGACGGAAGGAATACCGCGGTGTGCATGAGGACGGGACTACCTGGACCAAAGTGGTCAAGTGGTTCGGGTATAAGCTGCACCTGGTGGTGGATTCGACGTACGAATTGCCGGTGGCGTGGGAGGTGACGAAAGCGTCGGTGTCCGATGTGACCCGGGCGATGCCCATGTTGGATCATCTGCACCATCGCCACGGGGTGCTGCTGTCCCGTGCCGTCCTTTTAACGGCCGACCGGGGCTATGATGATACCAAATTGATCGCCGCCTGCTGGGATAGCTACCAGATTAAGCCGGTGATCGATATCCGGAATATGTGGCGGGACCCGGATGCCACGCGAGTGCTACCGGGCCATTCGACGGTGACCTACAATTATCGTGGCGACGTCTTTTGTCAGGATCCGGTCACGGGTCAGGTTCACACCATGAGTAACGGCGGATTCGAAGTCAGGCGCCAACGTCTCAAAAAGCGGTGCCCCGCCCGCTTTGCGGGCGTGTCCTGCCGGGGTCAAGACACCTGCCCCGTCGTCCAGGGCCTGCGCATTCCCTTACAGACCGATCGGCGGATTTTTACGCCCATGGACCGGGCCAGTTATCAATGGAAGCGCGAGTATGCCCATCGCACGGCGGTGGAACGGGTGAACAGTCGGTTGGATGTGTCGTTCGGGTTGGAACTCCATACCATTCGGGGGCTAAAGAAAATGCAACTCCGCTGCGGGTTGGCCCTCATCGTGATGTTGGCGATGGCGCTCGGGCGGATACGGCAACGGCAACCGGAGCGGATGCGCCGCCTCGTGGGGTCGTGA
- a CDS encoding HU family DNA-binding protein has protein sequence MNKADLVSSVAERAGMSKKDAERAVNAMVESIEEALTKGDKVSLVGFGTFEVRERAARIGRNPRTGDTLEIAGGKVPAFKAGKALKESVAK, from the coding sequence GTGAACAAAGCGGATTTAGTATCAAGCGTAGCGGAACGGGCTGGCATGAGTAAGAAGGATGCTGAGCGTGCAGTCAACGCCATGGTGGAGTCCATTGAAGAGGCCTTAACCAAAGGGGATAAGGTTTCATTGGTCGGTTTTGGAACATTTGAAGTGCGCGAACGTGCCGCGCGGATTGGGCGGAACCCGAGGACCGGCGACACCTTGGAAATTGCGGGAGGCAAAGTGCCAGCATTTAAAGCGGGAAAAGCTCTCAAAGAGTCCGTGGCTAAATAA
- a CDS encoding putative polysaccharide biosynthesis protein — translation MKKSTLWRGAFWLSLGALISKSIGAIYRIFLPRILGDYGVGLFQMAYPLYALLLAVSVNGIPTALSKETAEKLSHHDIKSAEQLAAWAQIFLSGIGLVMAIMLEFLAPWVARYVFHEPEATLSIRALAPALAFVASEASLRGYFQGYQEMAPTAISQILEQVSRVAVMFPLALMWLPKGTAWAAAGATVGAPVGAMIGMLFLLGARLKRRRWILYRPIPWAQLRQLFLVAMPMSLSGLLFPLMFLADSMFVPEQLVKTGLSLRQATAQFGRLSGEAMPLINLTMVVGAALAVSLVPAIAQAMAENDRQLAAKRVNLAVHMIWLLGLPMAGGLIVLAKPLTRLLYGESGAMRALQVLAVGSAILAIQQVLGSSLQASGHGWIPVKNLLFGAFAKFVLTWWLTPLPSLGIRGAAIGTVGASVVTAWLNWKDWSNIVHPLESPWKDAMWPFVGTIVMVMGIQTWMRFCHIPGIIGSVVSAIVVGIAIYFVLMAALGELNVLKALRE, via the coding sequence ATGAAGAAAAGTACGTTGTGGCGGGGAGCCTTTTGGCTATCCCTGGGTGCTCTGATTTCGAAGTCCATTGGAGCCATTTACCGGATTTTTTTGCCACGCATATTAGGGGACTACGGCGTCGGACTATTTCAAATGGCCTATCCGTTATATGCCCTGCTCCTCGCTGTATCTGTGAATGGAATCCCCACAGCATTATCCAAAGAAACAGCAGAAAAGTTATCGCATCATGATATTAAATCGGCAGAACAATTAGCGGCTTGGGCTCAAATTTTTCTTTCCGGAATTGGCTTGGTGATGGCCATCATGTTGGAATTTTTGGCACCTTGGGTTGCACGTTACGTTTTTCATGAACCCGAAGCGACGTTATCCATCCGCGCTTTGGCGCCCGCTTTGGCGTTTGTGGCCTCGGAGGCTAGTTTGCGGGGATATTTTCAGGGCTATCAAGAGATGGCTCCAACAGCGATTTCGCAAATCTTGGAACAAGTCTCCCGGGTCGCGGTGATGTTTCCCTTAGCCTTGATGTGGTTGCCCAAGGGAACCGCGTGGGCAGCCGCAGGGGCGACGGTGGGGGCCCCAGTTGGGGCGATGATCGGCATGCTTTTTTTATTGGGAGCGCGGTTAAAAAGAAGACGGTGGATTTTATACCGTCCCATTCCCTGGGCCCAGTTGCGGCAATTATTTTTGGTGGCGATGCCGATGTCCTTGTCAGGTCTTTTGTTCCCGTTGATGTTTTTAGCGGATTCTATGTTTGTGCCCGAACAGCTGGTGAAAACAGGATTAAGCTTGCGTCAAGCCACGGCCCAATTTGGGCGGTTGAGCGGGGAGGCCATGCCGTTAATTAATTTGACCATGGTCGTGGGAGCAGCACTGGCGGTATCGCTTGTTCCGGCTATTGCCCAAGCTATGGCAGAAAATGACCGGCAACTGGCCGCCAAACGGGTAAATCTGGCGGTGCATATGATTTGGTTATTAGGGCTACCGATGGCCGGCGGATTAATTGTGTTAGCGAAACCGCTAACACGGCTCTTATATGGAGAAAGCGGTGCTATGCGGGCTTTGCAGGTATTGGCTGTGGGCAGTGCTATTTTGGCCATTCAACAAGTCTTAGGGTCATCATTGCAAGCCAGTGGACACGGATGGATTCCTGTGAAAAATTTACTGTTCGGGGCTTTCGCCAAATTCGTTTTGACATGGTGGTTAACCCCTTTGCCCTCCTTGGGCATTCGGGGAGCCGCTATTGGAACGGTGGGGGCAAGCGTTGTGACAGCATGGCTGAACTGGAAAGATTGGTCAAACATTGTGCACCCCTTAGAGAGTCCCTGGAAAGATGCCATGTGGCCTTTTGTGGGGACCATTGTGATGGTGATGGGGATTCAAACCTGGATGCGATTTTGCCATATCCCAGGGATTATTGGATCTGTCGTGAGTGCGATTGTGGTGGGAATCGCCATTTATTTTGTGCTAATGGCCGCTTTAGGTGAGTTAAATGTGTTAAAGGCCTTGCGAGAATAG
- a CDS encoding sigma factor-like helix-turn-helix DNA-binding protein, with translation MQIEIRGLEKLSFRERQVVALKETGVSSEAIAKRLGLSPATVATLYNRAKTKGYQVVLVISGDPLGVMAAEDEDEEEI, from the coding sequence ATGCAAATTGAAATTCGCGGACTCGAGAAATTATCATTTCGTGAACGCCAAGTGGTGGCCTTAAAGGAAACAGGAGTGTCCAGTGAGGCCATTGCGAAACGGTTGGGTCTGTCGCCGGCAACGGTGGCAACGCTTTACAACCGGGCGAAAACCAAAGGGTATCAAGTCGTTCTGGTCATTAGTGGGGATCCGCTGGGCGTTATGGCTGCGGAGGATGAGGACGAGGAGGAGATTTAG